Proteins co-encoded in one Dehalogenimonas sp. WBC-2 genomic window:
- a CDS encoding iron-sulfur flavoprotein, which yields MEVILVNGSPRPRGCTYTALEEVATALNAEGINTSIFQVGTDPISGCLACRTCATAGKCRFTDCVNDFVDLAEKADGFIFGSPVHYAAAGGAITSFMDRAFYSDMQAGKRAFYLKPGAAVVSARRAGTTTALDQLNRFFGIAQMPVISSRYWNLVHGTKPEDVRKDLEGLQTMRVLGRNMAWFLKCKKAGLDAGVPFPEEEPSIYTNFIHD from the coding sequence ATGGAAGTTATTCTAGTAAATGGCAGCCCCCGTCCGCGCGGCTGCACCTATACCGCCCTCGAGGAAGTAGCTACTGCCCTGAACGCGGAAGGCATCAACACCAGCATCTTCCAGGTCGGTACCGACCCCATTTCCGGCTGCCTCGCCTGCAGGACCTGCGCCACCGCGGGAAAATGCCGCTTCACCGACTGCGTCAATGATTTTGTTGATCTGGCGGAGAAGGCAGACGGTTTCATTTTCGGTTCTCCGGTTCACTATGCCGCTGCGGGCGGCGCCATAACCTCTTTCATGGACCGTGCCTTTTACTCGGACATGCAGGCAGGCAAGCGCGCCTTCTATCTTAAACCGGGCGCTGCTGTCGTTTCCGCCAGGCGGGCTGGCACTACCACCGCACTGGACCAGCTCAATAGGTTTTTCGGCATCGCGCAGATGCCCGTCATCTCGTCGCGCTACTGGAACCTCGTCCACGGCACCAAACCTGAAGACGTCCGCAAAGACCTGGAAGGTTTACAGACCATGCGGGTACTCGGGAGGAACATGGCTTGGTTCCTCAAATGCAAAAAGGCCGGCCTCGATGCCGGTGTGCCCTTCCCTGAAGAAGAACCGAGTATCTACACTAATTTCATCCATGATTAG